Proteins from one Rosa chinensis cultivar Old Blush chromosome 7, RchiOBHm-V2, whole genome shotgun sequence genomic window:
- the LOC112177240 gene encoding uncharacterized protein LOC112177240 gives MRASQANMEKMQLRQSYRNLWLSDLMRTIQADTRYCCFSFFCAPCASYLLRKRALYNDMSRYVCCAGYMPCSGRCGESKCPEFCLATEVFLCFGQSVASTRFLLQDEFNIQTTQCDNCIIAFMVCLRHFACIFSIVARLVGRKEISEASQLLNCLSDLVYCSVCACMQTQHKIEMDKRDGMFGPQPMAVPQFQQMSRIDLQIPPNVGYPPQPAYG, from the exons ATGAGGGCGTCTCAGGCGAACATGGAGAAGATGCAGTTACGCCAGAGCTACCGCAATCTCTGGCTCTCTGACCTCATGAGAACCATTCAGGCCGATACTCGct ATTGCTGCTTCTCGTTTTTTTG TGCCCCGTGTGCATCATACTTGCTCCGGAAAAGAGCTCTTTACAATGACATGTCAAG ATATGTATGCTGTGCTGGTTATATGCCCTGCAGTGGTAGATGTGGGGAAAGTAAATGCCCTGAATTTTGCCTGGCCACTGAG GTGTTTTTGTGCTTTGGGCAATCCGTGGCTTCAACTCGCTTTCTGTTGCAAGATGAATTTAATATTCAGACCACGCAGTGTGATAATTGCATCATT GCTTTCATGGTCTGCCTACGACATTTTGCATGTATTTTCTCTATAGTTGCAAGGCTCGTTGGAAGAAAGGAAATCTCAGAGGCGTCTCAGTTATTGAACTGTTTGTCTGACTTGGTGTACTGCAG TGTGTGTGCATGTATGCAGACACAACACAAGATCGAAATGGACAAGCGTGATGGCATGTTTGGACCCCAACCAATGGCAGTGCCTCAGTTTCAGCAGATGTCTCGCATTGATCTACAAATTCCTCCCAATGTCGGATATCCTCCTCAACCGGCATACGGGTAA